The Meiothermus sp. CFH 77666 genome has a window encoding:
- a CDS encoding carboxypeptidase-like regulatory domain-containing protein, producing the protein MKRLLWLLSMSLIPLLTACPGGGGGTSSLTISPKPTTVTAGTTVTFNATLTNATGTINWTLSGAGSLSATTGTSVTYTAPASVPTPATVTLTATSGSLSDSANFTIAAPTTITVAGTVIGANLQPVASAPVVITSGSTNLSTTTNASGAFSVAGVTPPYDATVVTGNQSLIYNHWC; encoded by the coding sequence ATGAAACGCCTTTTGTGGCTTTTGAGTATGAGTCTAATTCCTCTGCTGACAGCCTGCCCGGGTGGCGGAGGCGGCACCTCCAGCCTGACGATCTCTCCCAAGCCCACCACCGTAACGGCAGGCACTACCGTCACCTTCAACGCCACCCTCACCAACGCTACAGGCACCATAAACTGGACACTTTCTGGCGCGGGGTCGCTGTCCGCGACCACCGGTACTTCGGTCACCTATACTGCGCCTGCCAGTGTACCCACTCCCGCCACCGTGACTCTGACGGCTACCTCGGGTTCTCTCAGCGACAGTGCCAACTTCACTATTGCCGCGCCTACAACCATTACGGTTGCCGGTACCGTAATTGGTGCCAATCTACAGCCTGTTGCCAGCGCGCCAGTCGTGATTACCTCGGGTAGTACCAATCTAAGCACAACCACCAACGCAAGTGGTGCATTCAGCGTTGCCGGGGTAACGCCTCCATATGACGCAACCGTGGTTACTGGGAACCAATCGCTCATATATAATCACTGGTGCTAG